From the Brienomyrus brachyistius isolate T26 chromosome 23, BBRACH_0.4, whole genome shotgun sequence genome, the window GAACGTAACTTCCATGATAGGCGGAGGAGGATCATTGTAACGCGGTTCATAATAGTTAGCAAGCAAACTGCCTGTTGTGTTGTGGTTGAGGAGGTGGTCGAGAAGATATTGGAGGAAGACCAGTCCCCCAAAGACCACCACTGGCAGAATCGCAGTGTCCTGGAGTGGAATTGCCAGCAGGTATCCCATTGGCTGATGGGCCTCAGCCTGGAGCAGTATGTCCCAGCATTCACTGCCAAGAACATAGATGGAGAGCACCTTCTACAGATGGACAGCAGCGGCCTTAAGGTACAGTAAGTCCTTCACACGCTGATTGACTCATTTTATACCATGATTTCTGTGTCTGTTTTCGAATGTTCTGATGAAATATGGAAGCAAGGCTCTTTAGGAGCCAGTTACTATTCCCTTATGTCCATATTTCAGCAGAGCTGCAGGTCATCCACAAACGCACAAGATCTCAGCACGGTGTCTTTGCTTTCCAGGACCTGGGTGTGGTGTCTTCTCAAGACCGTGCTCTGATCAAAAGGAAGGTGAGGGACCTCAAAGCTATCATGGAGAAGGCTCGGAAGAGCCGGGAGAAGCTGGAGAAGCACATGGAGAAGCTACGCAGGAAGAAGACGGAGCAGACGCAGAAGCTGGCGTGGAAAGGCGGCGGGCCCTCTGCagcgccagcagagggcgccgtcGAGTAGCCTGCCAAGGCTTGCGTGTTCCTCAAAGCAGCACTCCCTACTGTATGGAGACAGAGCAAGACCTTTGCTAAAGAAAAACTACTTTCAAGTATTACTTtcaaaaggctgctgatggcgaGGGGAAGAGCCAGAGTCCTACGCCTGGATGTGACTGGAGACGCTGGACCCTTTCCTTGTTGCACTCGTCCTTCAGTTTTAGGGAGTTCCCTCATCGTTCACTCCTTTTTtgagggggggagggtgggtggGGTGTTTGGAAGCCTGTATTTTAGTGGTGACGTTTTTCGTCAGTCTCCCAAGATGTAAAGAAATCCTACGTGCCATTTTTATTATGAGAAACATATATATCCTGAGCAGAAACACTGATTTACTAAATCACCTCATGTTCTGTGCTGTGCTGGGTCAGGCTTTGTTTCCAGCATACGTTAAGTGTATTAATGTGTTTCATTTAGTTGCTGCTTTTATCTAATCCAAACTGGAGACCTTAGTGACCTCCACAGTTTGTGCTCATCGTTTACATGGCTGACGTCGCATGACCCGCCAGGGGACCGTCCCACTAGGCCAGGCGAGTGGCTTTTATGCGGGGAAGAAGTGGGCAGGTATAGATGAGGTCACTGAGTAAGCCGCGGAGTGGGTCAGATGGAGCGGGTGTGTCCTGCCAGCGGCCAATCAGAATGACACAAGGAGTTGAGCGTAATCACCTCTGGTTTCTGTCCAGGGGGGAAAGGCACTGCCAGCTGGTTGGAACACTGGGAACCTCGGTGGGCATTTAGTGAACAAATCTAGGAGTGTTTCAGATACAATAACACGACACTCTGATATTAGAGAACTATCTTGGAAGTTTATGGGCCCTTAAaacaactatatatatatatatatatatatatataaaatagtatttATGTTAAGTATTCACAGCAGAAATCATGCAACTCAGTGAAAAAACAGTGTAGAGTGTAGTAAAGATGGTGAAAAGGATGGCTATTTGATTTAGCACTGCATCATGTGACGTGTGAGGTCTGCACTGTATGGAAAAGATCCGCAGCAGTCACAGTAGTCGGTCACACTGGATTCTCTGCTTGTCACTCACTGCACATGCTCTGAGTACCAAGGGTGGGTTTGTTGTTTTCTGGGGTCCAAGTCACTTTGGGCCGccctagtgtagtgactgtttgtggccaacagggggcccccaagGCAAATGTGTGGTTCGAGTGGTGGTGAACATCGCCTCTGCAGGTCAGTTTGATTTATTTGTCACCCGTGCGTGGAGCAGAGCTGTAGACCTGAGACGTTTTCAGATGTTCTGTGATTTCTGTGCAGAGTGCGGCCTCTGTCCTGCAGTCATATCCAGAACACGGCAGCATGTCTGCCTGACATTCCTTTGTGTCTTAACACTGGTTGAATGTCCATGAGTGCATGTTCATCCTTGTGCATCCTGACCGTGTCCGTCGGTTCATTTTTATCGTGTTTGGTTTTTGGAaggatcaggtttttttttctcttagacTTCCAAAGCTTTGGACCGTTCCGGTGTTTAACCAAAGGCACAAACACGCATATAAGTATTTACAAAATAGCTGCTTTCCAGGACGCAGGAAAGAAATGACCTCTAGCTTGTCTAAATGTGGGCAAAATATCCATCAAGCTGTGACCCCAAACCCATGTGAAAATGCAAAGATTATAAAGTATATCCTGTTCTTTATGGCAAAAGTTCATAAATGTTTGCTTCTTAATTATAAATTATACTTAGAAATTAACATGCTTTTATTTTCCTTTACAGTTTTCTATAATCTCCTTTTTTTCTATATATCAGATGATTATCAAAGTCATTTTAGATGACACGCAATTTTGATTCTTGTATAATTTAATGATATCTAATATGAAGAACTGTTTAGCAATTCCGTCTGCAATAGCAATTACTGCTCACGCTGTGTCTTGTACAGCACCGACGAGTGTTTTAGCATCAAAAGACAGAGGGTCCTACAAGTGATTCTTCAAGGCAGAAAAGCGTTTCCACGCACTGGACCTCCTGACACAGTGGCCTCTGGAGACGGAAGCAAACGCAACGAGCATGTCAGAGAGGATCCGTCCGCTTTGCCCTTAGCCGGCGCTCAGTGGTTTTGTAAATGTGGAAAGCAATACGACTTTGAAACGCCTTGTTTTATACTATCGAATTCGGCACATAGGGATGGATGTGAGGGTTATAGGAGCAGGAACGTAATCACAGATCAGGCCATAAGACACAGGCGAACGGCATTGTCCAGTCTGCTTTATGTGTGCTCTGTTTTGTTCCGGTAATTCTTGGCCGTGTGTGTGATCGTTCTCACATACTAATTAACTGGAAAGGGCAGCTAACAGTCTCACTGAAGGAATTGTATTAAACCACTGTTTTATCGGTCCATTATACTGTATCAGCCATACAGTAGAAGTCTAATGTAGGTACAACCTTGGCAATTAGCATGTGAAAGTTGTAGCTTCTGTTTGTATATTTTCTTATATTATACCTGCATGAAGGACCCCCTAGGTGCCATGTCTGTGTAAAGCAGGGTGACCTCTACTTCCTGTTTTGTTATTAAACAATAAAAGGACACGGCTGCTGGGAGGCGTGGTGGCTCCTCAGCTCCCCTTGCTTGGTAAATACACCGTATACCACTGAGTAACCTATCAGAGAAATACAGGCAAATTTAATTCCCAGTGTATTGTGGGTATTTTTTTCATTGCGCTCCCTCCATCTTTTTGTCTCAGTGGGTGTTTTTCAATACCACGAACACGAAGATTGTACTTGTGGCCTGGACATAAaaccggtcttgctaacttaCCTCCCAAGAGTGAACTTgggggtgcaatgaatcatgggattggttttGTTTGGCAAGGATGTAGCCGATGTGTCCTTCGTATTtggggtggagcaagaccagCATCCGGGTATTTTTACCATCCACTTCTGTTCTGGAGAATTGGAACCGGTCTTTAGCACTGGAAGATGAAGTAAAATGGGTACAGGAGAACGCAAGTACAGTCAAGTAAGCATGTTGAGAAACACCCTCTGTCTTTCTCTTAACCGTGCTGTGGCATGGGGACAAGCAGCACCAGGAGAGAAAAGGATCACGGAAAAGCTTTGATGGTCATCCACAAGGATTTTTCTATGACTGTTTCCGGATGTTTTAATTTGTGTGATCTATCAACGTGACAGAAAAACTTATCGTAGGAACACATTATAATGGCAAACAAATGGCCATTAATGAGACAAGAACACTTTCAATCATGATGAAGGAGGTCACAGCATTTTAAATAAGAGTTTTATTATTCTGAACTGAAAGAATAAAATTATAGCTAGATAAATCTTATCAGTTCTCCTGAAAAGTTCTACAGGGAACAGAGATTAGAACACAGACAGCAGACCGTACAATACAATTACAAACACTGCTAGGTCTTCTGACCTGGAACTATGAAAGTACATTTTctgcttgtaaaaaaaaaaaataaatgcactcCAAAGGGTAGTATTTCTGTAATATTTTTTATGAAGAATAATTGCTCGTTTTAAAATGGAACAACTTTCCATTCATGACCAGTGGGCTTCAGCCACTTGTGAGACCAGTGAACAGAAAATTTAACCGACACTGTGGCATTAGTGAACATTTGCTAACAAGCTGTTGCAGTAGTGGATTTCAGAATTCAAAAGATTTTTGACAGGGATCCCCTACAGCTGATATATTTGTCCGGTATGTGGATACTCTTGTCACAGCCATGGAGTAGGGCCTGTCCCTCCTCTTCATACACTacttgttgtatctgttatttgatTTATGCTTTCATCCCAGAATGGACATATCATATTGCCCTATAATTATCCAGAGTATGAGTCAGTAATGCAAAGGGGGTCAAAGTTCATCTGATAGCCAGACATTCCTCCTCAGCATTTGACTCCCACGCTAACACGTCACAGCTGATGTGTGAAATCTCTTTCTGTGGGCTGGCTTCTCTTGCGACAGCCCTGAGTCTGTGCTTATTCTGTTTGTACAGTAAACATAAAAAAGTCTGGAAGGCCTACAAGAGAGTCAGATGAGTCAGCAGTTCATGCATCGCCACACAAGCACTGCATTCCCCAGGAAAGTGCAAAATCTGCCCCAAATCCAGTGAGCCGCTTCCAGGTTTGTAGAACATTTCGGACATGAACTTTAGTTTGGTCAATGGAAAAAGAAGGTGTcaatttggacacacctacaAGCTCCCCGAATCAACTATGGGGATGAATGCCACTTTGAAGACCTGCCACAGGGAAGATGACCACGGCACCCACAAATAATCAGAAGGTTAGTCACTTAATGTGCCTGAAATCACACCACGGTAAATGCAGGTCACACCTAACTAAATCAAGTGAAATGAAAGGAACCATTGATCAGGAGTTTGACAAGAGTGCCTTGCTTCTTAGAATAGAATGAATGGAATagaatgtcttttattatcATTGCTCAGATGTCCAATAAAGTATAATAATGACAGAATCTTCAGACAGACTTAACACATACAAATGCCCTGCATATGGAGCTACACACACATAACAAAGTAAAAACACATGGCCTTTACACCCTGGTCATGCTTCAAAGCCGTCTATAGGAAGAGGTCTGAGAAGCTAGCATGAGGTCACACATTGGCCCTGGGAGGGACTCACTGTTGACACTGAGCTGAGCCATGCCaggtggctcatgtactgtgtgCAAAGGCTGCCTCGGGGCAGGGTGATGAGTGGGCTGGGGAACTGAGATAACACTGTGAAAAATCAACCCGCTAGGAACACAAGTACTGCAGTCCCTCCCTCGATAAACACAGCTTCACCGATACATCACCCAGCCGAATGTATGGGAGTGAGGGTCTAACAGTTGAGGGGTGCCGCATGGCCGCTAATGTGTTTTCAGGAACATTTTCATTACAAAGGGAGGTTTTAAATGACTAGCTCTGCACCTGTGTGAAGGAGATAGACCTCATACAGGTGAGGTGAAGCTTTGTCAAAGATCGATCAAAGATGTGGAGAAGAACTGCCCAAAAGAACTTAAAACGACATCAAATCGAGGCTGCGACCAACAATCAAGAGTGTAATTATTAAAGTGAGAATCACTAAAAGAGAACACGCTTACAGCATTAATCCCATAACAACGCTGATGTGCACAGGGTGGAAAACTGCTTAACATACTATGAAAGCTCACACACGACCTGGCTAAGGTATCGGTTTTGATAGCGCTGCAGGAATGGCGTTGGTGCCCGACTAATCTGTGGTGCACTGATCGCATCCCAGCTTGCCTTTCATCACTTTGTGTTGCGAGCCACCAGTCACATGGATGCTCAGCAGGAACGGCTTCCGCATCTTTCACAAAACCAGGTTTCATTTCCCCTTCAGCTGATATTTTCCCACCGTCTCgctttctgttctgtttccgatgagacacacatcagtttcgccacattatatatattttttctctgctCTGTTTGTCCCGAGAGCTGTGAAGGAACTTCGGtctatccatacattttccatttcTGCTTCTCCAGTGCAAGGCTACAATGAGCTGGGAGGTTTTCCCAAGAAGCACAGCGCGAAAGGTAAACGTTCTGTGCGTTTAGAAAGGTACCGAACTGAATTGCTGATTCGACGGCATTTGCATCTCCTGGCTGGCTGTACCCCCTGTACGAATGTGATTTTGGTATACTGTCACCCCTAGTAATCAGCATTTCACTACCCCTCTCTCAGACATGCCTTACTCCAGCCTCATTCTCTATAAATAGCCAGTCTGTTGGACTCTCCAGTGATCATGTTACCCGCCATCCTAGTCAGCTCTCGCATGTGCCCCGGCCGAAGGAGAGGATTCACACGCGTGGCCTGAGAACACCGCCACATGCCCTCGGGGGCACAAAGAGTGCAAATGATCAAGCCCGACTCCCGAGAGGAGGCAGAGCGAAAGCTCAAGGCCCGATTCCTGCAGGCCCTGCAGTGTGACGACGTGGACGAAGTGCACAGGATTCTGCACAACACCAACATCGACATAGACGGCGTGTTTGACGTGGAGGATCGGAGTATGATCCTGGCTTCCTACAAACAAGGTACAGCACCACACCATCCTGTGGACACTCTACCGGAGGCGTGAAACACAAATCAGGAGTGTCCAGATTGATGTTTTCTCACTCAGAAGGTGTGTCGTGTCTCGGCAGCGTGTCTGTTTACAGTATTGGATGTTCATTCGTGGGTTTGCCTTAcgtaaatgaaaacaaaaatggTTTGGCTAGATGTTGCTATATGTTTACTGTAGGAGCAATTCTATGCTTCACCACTGTGGGGCGCTAAACTTCTTTAAATGAACTACTGTCGTATGTTTACGTTTAGCTAAAGAACTGAGGCTTGCAGAAAATCATTGCACACATTACTGGGTTGACTATTAGCACTTTGTCATCGTAAACGTGCAATTTACGCATTTAGCCCGGTTGTGTTGCAGCAGTTGTCGAGGTTAAGTTCCTCGCTTGGAGGCACAAAACCGTTTCAGCAACATGATTTGCTGACATTCAGGTCACATGTGAAATTCCTCAGCAGCAGGCTGCACACAAAGGTGGGGTCAGCTTCGCAAAGGATGACTTCACCTGCCATTGAAATAAATATGCCTCTAGAccacatgattattaattttaaTTGCTTGTACTTGTTAACCttgttatttttcatttgcaAATGATTACTCCTAGGCTACTGGCTGCCGGGTTACAAGCTAGAGTCTTCCTGGGCGACAGGTCtccatgtgtgtgtgatgtaCAACTCTCTGGCCAGCGGCCTGGCGCTGCTAGGGAAAGGGGCCGCCATCAACCGCAAGCCCAACGGGAAGACGCCCCTGCACGTGGCCTGCGAGGTCTCCAACAGCGACTTCGTCACCCTGCTCCTGAGCCACGGCGCCAGGATCAACAGTATCTCCCTGAGCGGCCACACAGCGCTACACTACTGCATAACCAAGGAGTCCGTGGACTGTGCAAAACAGCTCATTCTGAAAGGTGGGATGGTCTGACCTACTGACCCACACTGATCTGCTTCTATCTGCAACATTTCTGTGTTTGTCAGCAGATTGCTTGCATCTTGCTGATATAGCAGAAGGGTACATTCCTCTCTCAGAGTCATATGTTGGCCAGGATATCCCGTCTTTTCTCGACATTGCTATCAGAGAAACGGGATACTGGATACTTCTTTCACATGAAATACCGTGGTTTCCTATTCTTGGGTAAATTCTATGACAGTTATTATTTCTAGGTTGGCTTGTTTTGTTCCCTTTGTAGGGTTAACTCTTTTGGTACACTGTTTACCTGTCTACGGGTAGCTTCTGTGATACAATTTCATGTTGCTGTTGCGGGTTATGTGGCTAGGTTCTACAATACCTGATCTAGTTACTGTACAGGTTCTGTAAtacacagatttttattttaaggGCAGGTTTTATAATTTTCTGCTGAGATTCTGTGGTTCAGTTAATCGAAGGATAGGTTTCGCAGTACATCGTTTtgggagcaggttctgtaggccatcttcttctctttctgtggtACAGTAGATAGGCGAGTAAGCACTTCTAGTTGTAGGAACACTTTTCTATTTTGAGGGTAGGTTATGGTTGTCTGTTGTGGTTCTGTGGTACTGTTAACCTAAGGTTAGGTTTGGTACATAGTACCTCATTTTGAGGGCAGGTTCCCTAATAtcttcctgtcctgggtgtaggTTCTGTAGTAAACTTTTTAGGGGCAGATTCCGTAATACTTTCCTGTTCTTGGTGACGCATCTGAAGTCCACCATTTTCTGTGTTGAGGGTCGGTTCTCTAGTTTTCTGCTGAGGGTCTGGGGTACATTCCCCTTGTAGTTCCTAGCTGTAGTTCCCTGCTTCCTGTGTTCAGGTGCTATGGTGGATTGTTGCAGCGAGAACAGCGAGGCCGAGAGACCCCTCCACACAGCGGCCCGGTTCGGCATCCCTGAGCTGGTGGGCCTGTACCTCACCCACGGTGCCAACGTGAACGCCACCAACGTGTACAAGGAAACGCCACTGATCACGGCAACCTACTGGGCGCTGCACATGCGCGATCAGGTCTATAGCGGGCAGCACCACCTGGTGTGCCGGATGCTGCTGGACCACGGGGCCGACGTCAACGCGCAGGAGGTGGACGACAAGGTGGCGCTGCACAAGGCCGCGTGGAACTGCGACCACGTGCTGACGCGCATGCTGCTGGAGGCTGGCGCCAACGCCCGCATCATGGACATCAACGGCTGCTCACCCATCCAATACTTGTTGAAGGTGACCTCAGTGAGACCCGGGGGAATCCCCGAGCTGTGCACCCAGCTTCTGCTCAACCATGGCGCCGTGAGAATATACCCCCCCCAGTTCCACAAGGTGCTCCGCCCCGCCCGCCCCTCACACCGGCGCTCGCATACGTGCCGGAGCATCCGGGAACACAGCCGGCACACTGCCTGCATGCAGCCACATCCAAATCCCTGTGTTTTGCATACTGACCACTTCTCAGGGTATTCATCAGGGTAAGTgacatattaaaaaaaatatatatattcatggtgAGCTCCTCACAGGTGTTGCAGTCCTGTCACGAGTACCCCAGAATGGTGGAGGTAATAGTCAACTCATACGAGCATATCAAGTCCACAAGAAAATGGAAGACTGCCATTCCTGACAACACCTACAAGGTCTTTTTAGAAATAATCTCGCTTGTTCAGATGTaaattaatgtaataaaaataataaatcagtaGAAAAACTACGTTGTTTGGACCccttaaagtaataaataataataataataatatctgcCTTGCTCTGTCCTTACAGCGACACCAGGATTTCTACGACTCGCTGTTCGCGGTGTGCAGCGACAGACCACGCACACTGCAGCACCTGGCCAGGTGTGCCATCCGAGCGCGACTGGGCAGCCGGTGCCACGCCGGGGTCAGGAGCCTGCCCATGCCGTTATCCATGCAGAGGTACCTGCTGCTAGAGCCAGAAGGCATCATTTATTGATTACCCAGAATCCCCCAGGGGCCTGCCTTGAACATACCCATCGAAAAACAAAACGAACAAACAAATTTTTTAAATggctgtaccaaagcacaaTATGCTGTAGCCCTCGGCTAGTTGAAGAGTTATGTGGGTCCCAGATGAAGCGTGATATGGAAAAGGAAATGGCTCACCGCTTATAGCCAAACCGAAAATGACTAAAAAGTGATTAAGGGAGCGCTCCCAAGAGGGCGGTTACTGCTGCTGCATCGCTTGCAGGACTTACTGAAAGCTGGACGGCTGCGGTGACGCCCTATCCAGTGACCTACGGTACTTACTGTAGATGGAAGAAGGTTGTTAACTAGCTGCACAATGATGCATCTTCATCCTCAGTGACTGTTACCATTGGAAAGACAGATAGGTGTTTTTTTGGAGCGCATTATATTTCTTGTGCTGGATTTTCCATGAAAGTAGATTAAATGTGCGGCTGCACTAAGACCTCCCACGCTGACCTGAAAAATGACTGACGTGTAGATCacttaaaaaacacatttcattcTCTCAGGGAGGCATGTCCGATGAAACACAATAATGACTAATGACGAAATATTAGATCAAATCAGGATGTTACTGGaggttatttaattaattacttgCAAGTAGCTAGTATTGTGAAATACCTGGGATGTCCGAAGAGGGAAAACCTCCTTCCTAGACC encodes:
- the asb4 gene encoding ankyrin repeat and SOCS box protein 4 isoform X2 — its product is MPSGAQRVQMIKPDSREEAERKLKARFLQALQCDDVDEVHRILHNTNIDIDGVFDVEDRSMILASYKQGYWLPGYKLESSWATGLHVCVMYNSLASGLALLGKGAAINRKPNGKTPLHVACEVSNSDFVTLLLSHGARINSISLSGHTALHYCITKESVDCAKQLILKGAMVDCCSENSEAERPLHTAARFGIPELVGLYLTHGANVNATNVYKETPLITATYWALHMRDQVYSGQHHLVCRMLLDHGADVNAQEVDDKVALHKAAWNCDHVLTRMLLEAGANARIMDINGCSPIQYLLKVTSVRPGGIPELCTQLLLNHGAVRIYPPQFHKVLQSCHEYPRMVEVIVNSYEHIKSTRKWKTAIPDNTYKRHQDFYDSLFAVCSDRPRTLQHLARCAIRARLGSRCHAGVRSLPMPLSMQRYLLLEPEGIIY
- the asb4 gene encoding ankyrin repeat and SOCS box protein 4 isoform X1 — translated: MPSGAQRVQMIKPDSREEAERKLKARFLQALQCDDVDEVHRILHNTNIDIDGVFDVEDRSMILASYKQGYWLPGYKLESSWATGLHVCVMYNSLASGLALLGKGAAINRKPNGKTPLHVACEVSNSDFVTLLLSHGARINSISLSGHTALHYCITKESVDCAKQLILKGAMVDCCSENSEAERPLHTAARFGIPELVGLYLTHGANVNATNVYKETPLITATYWALHMRDQVYSGQHHLVCRMLLDHGADVNAQEVDDKVALHKAAWNCDHVLTRMLLEAGANARIMDINGCSPIQYLLKVTSVRPGGIPELCTQLLLNHGAVRIYPPQFHKVLRPARPSHRRSHTCRSIREHSRHTACMQPHPNPCVLHTDHFSGYSSGDTRISTTRCSRCAATDHAHCSTWPGVPSERDWAAGATPGSGACPCRYPCRGTCC